A segment of the Acidobacteriota bacterium genome:
AGGTAGAACACGTCGCCCGGATACGCTTCGCGTCCCGGCGGACGGCGCAGCAGGAGCGAGATCTCGCGGTAGGAAGCGGCGTGCTTCGAGAGATCGTCGTAGATGCAGAGCGCGTGCCGTTTGGAATCGCGGAAGTATTCGCCGATCGCGGTCGCCGAGTAAGGTGAGATGTACTGCATCGGGGCAGGCTCGGAAGCAGAAGCCGCGACCACGACGGTGTATTCCATCGCGCCCGCGTCTTCGAGGATCTTCACCACCTGCGCGATGGACGAGCGTTTTTGCCCGATCGCGTTGTAGATGCAGATCAAGTTGTTGCCGCGCGAGTTGATGATGGTATCGAGCGCCACGGCGGTCTTGCCCGTCTGGCGGTCGCCGATGATCAGCTCGCGCTGTCCGCGCCCGATCGGGATCATCGAATCGATGGCCTTCAGGCCGGTGGCCATCGGCTCGCGCACCGGCTGGCGGTCGATCACGCCCGGCGCGATGCGCTCGACGGGAAGGAACTCGGTCGTCGCGATGGGACCCTTGTCGTCGATGGGCTGGCCCAGCGAGTTGACCACGCGGCCGATCATGGCGTCGCCCACGGGGACGCTCATGATGCGTCCAGTGCGCTTGACCTGGTCGCCTTCCTTGATCTCGGTGTACTCACCGAGCAGCACGGAGCCGACCTGGTCTTCTTCCAGGTTCATGGCGATGCCGGCCACGTCGTGCGGGAATTGGAGCAGCTCGCCGGCCATGACCTTGTCGAGCCCGTGGACGCGCGCGATACCATCGCCCAGGGAGATGACCGTGCCAACTTCATCGACCGAGACTTTCGATTCGTAATTCTCGATCTGCTCGCGGATTATCTTTGTGATCTCGTCTGCTTTGATTCCAGCCATGTTTTCCGATCCCTACCGCGCTGAGCGCGGATATTCGCGAATGACGTGCGCGACGATGTATGCGGATCCCAACTTCAACTTGCCGATAGTGCTTCCTTCAAGCGCTGCAACTGCCCTTTGACCGAGCCATCATAGATGGTGCTGCCGATGCGGATGACGGCGCCGCCCAGGATGTGTTGGTCGGTCGCGTAACGTGCCTGCACTTTCTTGCCGGTAAGCTTGGCGAGCTGCGCCTCGAGCATCTGCTTTTCTTCCGGACCGAGCTCGCGGACGGTGGTGACCTCGGCTTCCGCGATCCCCAGCCGCGCCAGCAGCTCGCTGCGGAACTGGCGCGCGACCTCGGGCAGCGCAGCGACGCGGCGGTTATCGATCAAGACGGCAACGAAGTTGCGCACCATCTTGTCTGCGACCGCGTTCTCCGACTTCAGATTCTTCACCAGCGCGTCGAGCACCCTGCGCTTCTGCTCGGCCGGGACGGACGGATTCTCCCAGACGTTGCGCAACTGCGGCGTGGAGCTCAGCGCCCCGGCGAGCGCGTCGAGCTGTTCCATCACCTTCGCGGAGTCGAGTTTGCGTTCGACGACCACGTCGGCGAGCGCGCGCGCGTAGCGGCTGGTCACGGCGGCCATTACGACTTGCCTTCCGCGGCCCGATTTTCGGCAGCCCGATTTTCAGCTGAAAGTCCATCCGCGAAGCCCCTTACCAGCTCCTGGTCGGCCTGGGGCGTGACTTGGATCTTCTTCTCCGCCAGGCCGATGGCCAGCTCCGCGGTGTAGCGCTTGAGTTCGGCGCGCGCCACCTTGGCGGCGGTCAAGATCTCCTGCTCGGCGGCGGCGACCACCTTCAAACGGTCTTCTTCCGCGGCGGCGCGCAGGCGCTGTTCCTCGGCGGCAGCATCGTGCTCGCTCGCCGCGCGCAACTCGGCGATCTCGACATCGAGACGCGCGAGCCGCGATTCGATCTCGGCGAGGCGCCGGTTCGCGTTCTCGCTCGCCGCGCGCGCTTCTTCCAATTGCTTGCGGATCGCCGCGGTGCGCTCGCGAAAGTGGATGGGCGCACTCTTCTTGATCGCCCACCCGATGAATCCGGCCACGATGAGGAAATTGATAGAGATGGCCAGCCAGTAGGCGGCATCCGCGCTCAGTCCGGTGTGCCGTGCCAGCCACTGCACTGATGCGGAGTACTTGAACTGCGCCTCTTCGTCTTCTTCTTTGCCTTCGCCGTGCTCCGCTGTCTTGCCCGTTTCCGCTTCCTTCGAGGCTTCGACCAGCTCTTTGTCGGTCGAAGGCTCGCTCGTCGAGGGACCCGGGTGCGCCGGCGCGGGCGTCGCGGCGGGCTGGGCTGGTGACGAAGACGGTGACGAAGCCGGGGGAGCGGGCGAAGCCGGCGTCGCATGCTGCTGGGCCAGTCCGAGCGGCGCGGACATCAGCGCGAGCGCGAAGGCCAAGAGCGTGATGGCGCGCAGCGTGATGGCACGCGAACTCAACGGGCACCGCCTGCGGCCGGCGCCCGCCGACCTGGCGGCGCGAGCACGGCGCGGACGATCTCCGCGGCCAGCTTCTCGCTCTCCGAGGCGAGCGTGGCGCGCGCCGTCTGCATGTCTTTCTCGATGGCGGCCCGGGCTTCCTTCACCTTGGCGTCGGCGGCAGCCTTCGCGTCCGCGATGGTAGCGGCGCGCGCTTCCAAGAGCTGCTTGCGGCGCGCTTCCTGGATCTTGTAGAGCGCCATCTTGGCCTCGCGCAACCGGTTCTCGTATTCGGCCGTCTTCGCTTCCGCGGCGGCGAGGTCGGCCTTCGCCTTCTGCACCGCGCCCTCGGTGCGCGCCCGGCGCTCGCCCAGCACCGCGACCAGCTTGTCGTGCAGGATCAGCTTGTACAGCACCATCAGCGTGATCAGCAGGATCACCGTGGGGACGGCGCCGAGCAGTAATCCGCCTAGCTGTGAAAGGATCTTTTCCATGCTGTAGCTGCTGAATAGGAGACGAGAAAAGTGCCCTGCAAACTCTCAAAACTAACAAAGGAAAGGGGATGTGTCAACGCAGCGATATCCAGCATTCATGCGGGCCGGAAAGCGGTTTCGCGCGGTGCCTCCGGCGCCAAAGTACCCCTTAGAGAAATCGAGCAGGTACGCTCGAGTTGACTTGACACTGCGCACCGAAGGGACGACCATATACGTATCACCTCCGATCCGATTCAGGATCGAATGGGCCGGTAGCCAAAGAATCGTCACCGCTCTTTGGCAGTCGGCCCATTTTGACTTTTCGCGGCGGCTAGTAGCCACTAGAGTTCCCTCGCTGCGCTCGGGATTTCGCCTGCGGGCTCCCGGTCGGCGAGGCGACCTCACGCCCGCAAACCGGCTCAACTTTGGCAGTCGGCCCATTTTGCTTTTTTGGGATTCTCCCAGATCGGGGAACCCTCGGGACTCCGGCTACGTCCCTCGACCTATGCGACGCTGGCTACGCGTGACCCTCTACTTCATCACCGGCTTCTACATCGTCTTCGCGCTGGTGGCGTTTTTCCTCGCCGACCAGATGATGTTCTACCCGCGCCCTTCCAGCTACCGCGAGGATGCGAAGATCATGACGCTGCGGACCGCAGACGGGAAGGCGATCGCCGCCATGTATCTGCCGAACCCGCAGGCAAAGTTCACCATCCTGTACAGCCACGGGAACGCCGAGGACATCGGCGACCTCGAGCCATTGTTCCAGCAACTGCACGATGCCGGTTTCGCTGTCTTTGGGTACGACTACGAAGGCTATGGGACGAGTGAAGGAAGGCCGAGCGAGAGGGCTACCTATGCGGACATTGACGCCGCCTACGCTTTTCTGACGCAAACTCAGCGGATGCCGCCAGCACGCGTCATTGTGTTTGGCCGCTCGGTCGGCAGCGGCCCGGCAATCGATCTTGCAGCACGCCAGCCGGTCGGCGGACTGATCATCCAGAGCGGCTTCACCAGCGCGTTCCGAGTGCTGACCCGGGTGCCGCTGCTGCCCTTCGATAAGTTCCGCAACCTCTACAAGCTCAAGCAGGTGAGATGCCCGGTGCTGGTGATGCACGGCAAGCGCGATGGCGTGATCCCGTTCCATCACGGCAAACGCCTTTTCGAAGCCGCTCCCGGCCCGAAGTGGTCGCTTTGGGTGGATGCCGCCGGCCACAACGATTTCGAATGGCAGGCGCGCAATCGCTACCTACCCGCCATCCACGATTTCGCGTCGCACCTGGCAGACTAACGGCGGAACGCATCCAGCCGGCGCAGCAGCGATTCCGGCGCTTCGACCTCGAGGTTCACCATCCCACCCTTATACGTCCGCGCGAGGATGCGCGCGCCGGCTTCCAGCATCGACAAGGTCTTGCCTTCGCGCTGCGGCACGCGCAGGCGCGCGCGAGTGATGGGATCGGATTCGAGCATCGCGTCGATGCGCGCCCGCAAAGCCGGCACCCCTGTCCCCTCGACGGCGGAGACGTGGACCGTCTTCGGGTCATCGTGCAACTCGGCACGCTCGTCCTCGGGCAGCAGGTCGATCTTGTTGACCACGAGCAGGCGCGGCTTGCCGAGCGCGTCCAACTCGCCCAGCACCTTCTCGACTTCCGCGGCGTGTTCGCGCGCGGTGGGCGAAGTGGCGTCGGCAACGTGCAGCACGATGGCGGCGCGCTGCACCTCTTCGAGCGTGGCGCGAAAGGCGGTGACCAGCGTGTGCGGCAGGTTGCGGATGAATCCCACCGTATCGGAGAGCAACACGCGCCGCTTCGAGGGCAGCGTGATCGAGCGGATGGTGGGATCGAGCGTGGCGAACATCTTCGAACTCGCCAGCACGCCCGCCCGGGTAAGCGCGTTGAACAGGGTGGACTTCCCTGCATTGGTGTAGCCCACGAGCGCGATGGTCTCCATCGGAGCGCCTTCGCGGCGCTGGCGCTGCTGCGCGCGCACTCGCCGCACCTTCTCCACCTGCTGCTGGATGCCGCGGATGCGTCGCGCGATCTTGCGGCGATCGGTCTCGAGCTGCGTCTCGCCGGGTCCGCGCGTCCCGATGCCGCCGCCCAGCTGCGACATCTCGCTGCCGCGCCCCGCCAGCCGCGGCATCAGATATTCGAGCTGCGCCAGCTCGACCTGGAGCTGGCCTTCGCGCGTGCGGGCGTGGCGAGCGAAGATATCGAGGATGAGCTGCGTCCGGTCGATCACGCGCAGGTCGAGCTCCGCCTCCACGTTGCGCTGCTGCGAGGGCGAGAGGTCGTGATCGAAGAGGATGAGGTCGGCGTCCGCCATCGCCGCCGCGCCCTTGATCTCTTCCAGCTTGCCGCGTCCGATGAGCGTAGCCGGGTCGGGTCTATCGCGCGCCTGCAGCACCTCGCCCACGACTTCGGCGCCGGCGCTCCCGGCCAGCTCGCGCAATTCGGCAAGTGACTCGTCGGCGCTGAAGGCGAACAGCTCTTCCTTTTTCTGGGTGGTCGCAGGGGTGTTGGCGGGTTGGGCGGAAGCTCGCGCCTGCTCGGCAACGCGCGAGGGTTTGCGCCGCTTGTAATCGATGCCCACAAGGAACGCACGCTCCGGCGGCGCTCCGGCCTCGCGTGCCACGCCGGACGCGGCGCGCTTGGAACGCGCCGCGGGCGAAGCATCCCGCGCGCTCGACGGCCGCTTGCGTCCCGGTCCCGGACCTGGGGGAATCGGCTACGCCTCCGTGCCGGTCGGTTGCGCCGGTGGCGTGGCGGACATCGCGCTGACTGCTGTTGGCTTCGGCTCCGCGCTGTGCGGCGTCTTGCCCATCACCACCGTCGAGATGGCGTGCTTGAAGATGAGCTGTTCCTGGTTGTTCGTCTCCAGCACGACCGAATATTTATCGAACGAGCGGATGCGGCCGGTGAGCTTCACTCCGCTCAGCAGATAGATGGTGATGTTGGTCTTGTCTTTGCGGGCGTTGTTGAGGAAAGAATCCTGGATGTTCTGCGCCGGCTTATCCATCGCCGATCTCCTTTGGGGACGTTCTCTACCGCGCCGTCCACTGAAAAATCCCGAACCGGGGGACGGACCACTTGACCGGATTACGATAAGGCACGGCGGCAGGCTTTTCAAGGCGGTGGCCTCCGAAGCCCGATTCCAGCGCATAAAAAAAGGCCACGGCGCTCGCCGTGGCTTTCTTCGTTTCCCTTGCCGCGCTACTTGAAGGGGTAGTGACTGGCGGCGGCCATAAAGAAGAGCATCGGGATGGAGAGCCACGCGTTCGTGCGCGAAGCGAGGAACGCCTGCCGCGCAAGCGCGGCGGCGTCCGCCGGCGGCGTGCCGGCGAGGGTCCCGTTGATGATCTTCTTGTTGTTCCGCCAGATGATCCCCCAAACGTTGAGCATCATCACCAGGCCGTAGCCGCCGCCGATGCCGATGGCGAGCATGCGAGAGCTCACCCAGTCGGCGTCCGTCAGCGTGACATAACCCCAGGTGCCGAGTCCGATCAGTACAGCCGCGATGATGGCGTATACCGGGCCCTTGTTTATCGCGGGCATCGCAGGCGCCCGCGACACGATCAGAAACTCGACCACCCAAACCGCCACCCAGATGAGCAAGAACATGCCGATCGCGCCCCAGGGGCTGACGTTAGCGTTATGCGCGTCGGCCGCGACGATGGTTTGCGCCCAATACCAGAAGCCAGCCACCACCGTGACGACCGCGCTCCAGCGGAACCACCACATCGCGGGCAAGGTGAGGTTCTTGAAGACGTTGGGCTTGGCAGCGGCGTCCACATTCTTCATGAACGGGACGTTGATCAGGTTGAAGAAGTAGAGCAACCCGATCCAGGTGATGCCGCCCAGGAAGTGGATCCAGCGCAGGACTATCTGGAGGTTTTCGGTATTGGTGTGCGTGGGCATGACCAACAGGGCCAGCAGATCTGCGAGGTGCATAGTTCCTCCGCGCGACTTTCCCCTGTGCCTCGGGGGTATTGCAGCCAGGAGCAGAAGGCCGTTTGCAACCGTCGAGTATAGCGGAACGGCGCCGTAGCAAGTCAGCTTTGGTGAACGAGGGACGGGACTCAGGGACGGGACTCAGGGGCGAGACACAAAAAAATCAGGGGAGCCTTTCGGCTCCCCTGAAGTCAGTAGAACCACCTTACGGGATCAAGTTAGAAGATCAGCTTGACACCGAGCTGGATGTTGCGACGCTCGTCGGAGGCGGTCGAACCGAAACCGCCGCGCTTCGCGATCACGTCCAGGGTCCCGCCTTCGACATCGAGCGAGCTGCCCTGCACATACAGGTTGGAGTGGTTCATCATGTTGTAGAACTCCCCGCGGAGCTGGAGTCCGATGCGCTCGGTGATCTTGAGGTTCTTGTAGAGACCGAGATCGACGTTCCAGAAGCCGGGAGTACGCAAGGTGTTGCGTCCGATCATCGTAGACGGGAACGGGCAACCGTTGATCGCACCCTCACCCACGCCGCAGATACCCCACTCGCTGGTGCCGGCGACCGGGTTGAAGTAGTTGGTGAAAGCAGCCGGATCAAGATGCACGTACGTCCAGGTATTGCCACCGCTATCGACCGCAACGTCATGCGCACCGTAGGGTATGGTCGCGCTATCCAGCGCCGCATCCCACCGCATGCAAACGTTGAAGTTGGTGTTAAAGCAGTCATACAGTGTGTACGGGTTGCCCGACTGTACGCTGACGATCGGCGCGAACGTCCAGCCGCTGAGGATGTTCTTCTTCCACCAGTTCTGGTCGTTCTTGAACCACGGCGTATCCCACGTTCCGCTCATGACCCAGCGATGCCGGATGTCGAAGGAGGCATCGCCCTTGTCATCTTTCGGTCTCGCGAAGTTCAGCAGACCCAGGTTGCAGCAGTCCTGGTTGAACTCCGAGAACGTGGAGCTGGTGTTGTCGATCGCGTGCGACCAGGTGTAGTTGCTCACGAAGCTGAGGCCCGAGTTGAGCAGGTTGTTGGTCTGCACCCGGAGGTTCAACCCGCCGTAGAAGGAGAAGCCCTGCTGGCCGCGCTGGTTGATATTGCTGAACTGGTCATTCAGCCGGCGCAGCGCGCAAGGTCCGAGGCCCAAGCAGCTACCCGAAGCCAGGAACTGGTCGGCCGGGTTGTCGCCCAGGTAAAGCGCTCCCGCGCCCTGCCGGTTCGGGTTGGTGATGGTGTACTGCTTCACACCCTTCGAGCCCGAGTATTCCAGGGCAACCACGGTGTTCTTGGCAATCTCACGCTCCAGAGCCATGCTCCAGAAGTAGTTGTAGGCGGTCTGCATGTCCTGGATCGGAGCACGCAGACTGGTCTTCGGTATGTTCTTGGTACCTACGCCGCCGGCCAAGGGTCCCAGATTGTCGTTCCCAACCAGGCAGGGCTTGCAACCCGGGTCACCGGTGGAGATCGCGATCACGCCGTAGTTCGGCGGGTTCTGGATCACGTTGAAGGTGACGTTGCCGAAGTTGCGTTCATAGGCCATGCCGACGCCACCGCGGAGCGAGGTCTTGCCGTTTCCGAAGATGTCCCAGGCAAAGCCGAGGCGCGGCGCCCAGTTGTTGTAGTCCGGGGTCCACAGGCCGCCGACCGGGTTGCCCGCGGAGTTAGACCTGAACACGCTGCCGTTGCGGACCTGCTCCCAGTAGTTCGCACCCGATCCCAGGAAGAAGTTCGAGTCGAAGCTGGGATCGTTGTTGTGCTGCACGCCGTAGTACTCCCAGCGCACGCCCAGGTTCAGGGTAAAGCGCGGGAATAGCTTCCACGAATCCTGCCCGTAGAAGGCAAAGTCGTGGTAGCGGTTCGCACGGTCGAAACGCGGCTGCGAAGCCGGCAGCGAGATCTGGCAATACGGGCCAACGATGGGCGTACCAAACGCGTTGGTCCTGCAGGGCAACTTGCCTTGCGGATTGACCGCGGTTTGGAAGGTGCGCAGCGTACCCGTCGCGAAGCCGGTCTGGGTGTTGCCCGAGTTCGAACCCAGTGCCTCGCCGGAGGTCTCGTACGCGCCGAACACGCGGTTATCGCGCGTGTGGACGTACTGACCGCCGAAGCGGAACTGGTGCTTGCCCAGGGTCCAGCTCAAGTCCTGGTAGAACTGGTACAGGTTCTGCGGGCCACCGAACGGGATGCCGCTACCCGGCGTCGTCGGCAGGTAACCCGGCAGTTCGACGTTCACGCCGCTGAATGCCTGGTTGCCGCTGGCGCGCGAGTAGAGCGTCGGCTGCGGCGGGCCATTCAGAGGCTGCACTTGGTTCAGGCGGTTGAAGACTACCTTCGACTGGCTGACCACGCTCGGACTCCAGATGTGGGTCACGTTCCAGAGGAAGTTGTTGTTGTAGACGTTCGTGCCGGTGTCATAGCCAACATACGCACTGGAGCCTACGGTGCCAGCGAAGAAGTTCTGGCTCTGCAATGCATAGCGCCAGTACATCTGCGTCTTGTCGGTCCAGTTGAAGTCGACGCGGGCAACGGTCTGGTACTCGTTGCGCGGCCCGCCGCCGCCGGAATCGGACGGCACGTTGTAGTTGATGCGGTCATACAATACGCCGCCACCCGGACAGGACGCCGGGACGCTGCAGGGAACGAGACGCGTCTCGGTCGTGATCAAGCCAGGCTTCAGCGTGCCGTACGTGCTGTAGAAGCTCTGCATCCTGGCGCAAGCCGCCGCCGCGGTATCACCCACCGCCGAGCTGGCGTGGAAGTTCGCGCAGTTCGCGATGAACCCCGGA
Coding sequences within it:
- the atpA gene encoding F0F1 ATP synthase subunit alpha, with translation MAGIKADEITKIIREQIENYESKVSVDEVGTVISLGDGIARVHGLDKVMAGELLQFPHDVAGIAMNLEEDQVGSVLLGEYTEIKEGDQVKRTGRIMSVPVGDAMIGRVVNSLGQPIDDKGPIATTEFLPVERIAPGVIDRQPVREPMATGLKAIDSMIPIGRGQRELIIGDRQTGKTAVALDTIINSRGNNLICIYNAIGQKRSSIAQVVKILEDAGAMEYTVVVAASASEPAPMQYISPYSATAIGEYFRDSKRHALCIYDDLSKHAASYREISLLLRRPPGREAYPGDVFYLHSRLLERASKLSDKNGGGSLTALPVIETQAGDVSAYIPTNVISITDGQIYLETDLFNSGIRPAVNVGLSVSRVGGSAQIKAMRQVAGTLKLELAQYRELAAFAQFGSDLDKATQAQLNRGQRLVEVLKQGQYEPLPFSKQILVIFAGTNGYLDDLAVEDVRPFEKGLYQYVDTMNAGLLNSIMEKKTLDDALKTEMKKLLDDYKQRFLTEKQSAVAAKA
- the atpH gene encoding ATP synthase F1 subunit delta; this encodes MAAVTSRYARALADVVVERKLDSAKVMEQLDALAGALSSTPQLRNVWENPSVPAEQKRRVLDALVKNLKSENAVADKMVRNFVAVLIDNRRVAALPEVARQFRSELLARLGIAEAEVTTVRELGPEEKQMLEAQLAKLTGKKVQARYATDQHILGGAVIRIGSTIYDGSVKGQLQRLKEALSAS
- a CDS encoding ATP synthase F0 subunit B, translating into MSSRAITLRAITLLAFALALMSAPLGLAQQHATPASPAPPASSPSSSPAQPAATPAPAHPGPSTSEPSTDKELVEASKEAETGKTAEHGEGKEEDEEAQFKYSASVQWLARHTGLSADAAYWLAISINFLIVAGFIGWAIKKSAPIHFRERTAAIRKQLEEARAASENANRRLAEIESRLARLDVEIAELRAASEHDAAAEEQRLRAAAEEDRLKVVAAAEQEILTAAKVARAELKRYTAELAIGLAEKKIQVTPQADQELVRGFADGLSAENRAAENRAAEGKS
- a CDS encoding alpha/beta hydrolase, which gives rise to MRRWLRVTLYFITGFYIVFALVAFFLADQMMFYPRPSSYREDAKIMTLRTADGKAIAAMYLPNPQAKFTILYSHGNAEDIGDLEPLFQQLHDAGFAVFGYDYEGYGTSEGRPSERATYADIDAAYAFLTQTQRMPPARVIVFGRSVGSGPAIDLAARQPVGGLIIQSGFTSAFRVLTRVPLLPFDKFRNLYKLKQVRCPVLVMHGKRDGVIPFHHGKRLFEAAPGPKWSLWVDAAGHNDFEWQARNRYLPAIHDFASHLAD
- the hflX gene encoding GTPase HflX, which translates into the protein MAREAGAPPERAFLVGIDYKRRKPSRVAEQARASAQPANTPATTQKKEELFAFSADESLAELRELAGSAGAEVVGEVLQARDRPDPATLIGRGKLEEIKGAAAMADADLILFDHDLSPSQQRNVEAELDLRVIDRTQLILDIFARHARTREGQLQVELAQLEYLMPRLAGRGSEMSQLGGGIGTRGPGETQLETDRRKIARRIRGIQQQVEKVRRVRAQQRQRREGAPMETIALVGYTNAGKSTLFNALTRAGVLASSKMFATLDPTIRSITLPSKRRVLLSDTVGFIRNLPHTLVTAFRATLEEVQRAAIVLHVADATSPTAREHAAEVEKVLGELDALGKPRLLVVNKIDLLPEDERAELHDDPKTVHVSAVEGTGVPALRARIDAMLESDPITRARLRVPQREGKTLSMLEAGARILARTYKGGMVNLEVEAPESLLRRLDAFRR
- the hfq gene encoding RNA chaperone Hfq — protein: MDKPAQNIQDSFLNNARKDKTNITIYLLSGVKLTGRIRSFDKYSVVLETNNQEQLIFKHAISTVVMGKTPHSAEPKPTAVSAMSATPPAQPTGTEA
- a CDS encoding urate hydroxylase PuuD → MHLADLLALLVMPTHTNTENLQIVLRWIHFLGGITWIGLLYFFNLINVPFMKNVDAAAKPNVFKNLTLPAMWWFRWSAVVTVVAGFWYWAQTIVAADAHNANVSPWGAIGMFLLIWVAVWVVEFLIVSRAPAMPAINKGPVYAIIAAVLIGLGTWGYVTLTDADWVSSRMLAIGIGGGYGLVMMLNVWGIIWRNNKKIINGTLAGTPPADAAALARQAFLASRTNAWLSIPMLFFMAAASHYPFK
- a CDS encoding TonB-dependent receptor, producing the protein MRFTSILAVLALFCGLAFGQAETGSVFGTVTDPQGAVVAGAKVTIKSSSTNAARTTTTNSNGLYTFTNLQPGPYEVKVEAANFSSSSKKLDVSVGSRNTVDVPLAITGGSTTVEVTGEGGVQVETQTQQLSTVVSGQQITELPTLTRNAYSLVGIAGNVSSSGYSPGRGVGVNINGTRDASTDILLDGGQNVDQFTATIGQLTPLDSIGEFRVITSNFSAEYGRASGGIVNVSTKSGTNAFHGTVYEFYRGAGLSSNTYDNNANGVSKPNFVRNQFGYSVGGPVVKDKLFFFSSTEWIRVRSNGNTSAWVVDPGFIANCANFHASSAVGDTAAAACARMQSFYSTYGTLKPGLITTETRLVPCSVPASCPGGGVLYDRINYNVPSDSGGGGPRNEYQTVARVDFNWTDKTQMYWRYALQSQNFFAGTVGSSAYVGYDTGTNVYNNNFLWNVTHIWSPSVVSQSKVVFNRLNQVQPLNGPPQPTLYSRASGNQAFSGVNVELPGYLPTTPGSGIPFGGPQNLYQFYQDLSWTLGKHQFRFGGQYVHTRDNRVFGAYETSGEALGSNSGNTQTGFATGTLRTFQTAVNPQGKLPCRTNAFGTPIVGPYCQISLPASQPRFDRANRYHDFAFYGQDSWKLFPRFTLNLGVRWEYYGVQHNNDPSFDSNFFLGSGANYWEQVRNGSVFRSNSAGNPVGGLWTPDYNNWAPRLGFAWDIFGNGKTSLRGGVGMAYERNFGNVTFNVIQNPPNYGVIAISTGDPGCKPCLVGNDNLGPLAGGVGTKNIPKTSLRAPIQDMQTAYNYFWSMALEREIAKNTVVALEYSGSKGVKQYTITNPNRQGAGALYLGDNPADQFLASGSCLGLGPCALRRLNDQFSNINQRGQQGFSFYGGLNLRVQTNNLLNSGLSFVSNYTWSHAIDNTSSTFSEFNQDCCNLGLLNFARPKDDKGDASFDIRHRWVMSGTWDTPWFKNDQNWWKKNILSGWTFAPIVSVQSGNPYTLYDCFNTNFNVCMRWDAALDSATIPYGAHDVAVDSGGNTWTYVHLDPAAFTNYFNPVAGTSEWGICGVGEGAINGCPFPSTMIGRNTLRTPGFWNVDLGLYKNLKITERIGLQLRGEFYNMMNHSNLYVQGSSLDVEGGTLDVIAKRGGFGSTASDERRNIQLGVKLIF